In one Musa acuminata AAA Group cultivar baxijiao chromosome BXJ2-5, Cavendish_Baxijiao_AAA, whole genome shotgun sequence genomic region, the following are encoded:
- the LOC103984325 gene encoding F-box/kelch-repeat protein At1g57790-like: MVGRPFKGEGEKRAKCIEEEGKEEERVDWSNLDTNILQLIADQLTVDIADYIRFHGVCKTWHAVNHHGRTHPPQLPWLLMRCDYDINRLIFYSFSDERFHSIRPPTNDEHIIGSCDGWLVLDHKTSRFLSLLNPLTGARIHLPALPSYLINIEDYYPSILKIAISSNPSIYDHDCIIVIISTLNDALFSIRLWEDDLWTLLDDRSKYHDVTYFKGNLYAVDEIAQVFIFSSFFEKVAIVGPQRETNNLLWQFAELSGELIVLRNILIENSVDHAMENLTILMTERIDILKLNMKGLVPSLEEAKSIGNHILFLGVNSRSISCPISQYPRGKHDTIYIHHVYIMDDDEEQDIYCRHGIYDLENASFMPTPHNGFERICTGMLPMWFTPSLF; the protein is encoded by the coding sequence ATGGTTGGAAGACCTTTTAAGGGTGAAGGAGAAAAGAGAGCTAAATGCatagaagaagaagggaaagaagaggAAAGAGTTGATTGGTCAAATCTCGATACGAATATACTGCAACTCATTGCCGATCAACTCACCGTCGACATTGCTGATTATATTCGTTTTCATGGCGTCTGCAAGACATGGCATGCTGTCAACCACCATGGTCGCACGCACCCTCCTCAACTCCCATGGTTGCTCATGAGATGTGACTACGATATCAATCGTCTCATCTTCTACTCCTTCTCAGATGAAAGATTTCACTCAATTCGACCTCCAACAAATGATGAACACATCATTGGCTCATGTGATGGATGGCTAGTCCTTGATCATAAAACTTCTCGGTTCCTCTCTCTCCTAAATCCTCTCACAGGTGCTCGTATCCATCTCCCAGCGCTCCCGAGTTATTTAATAAACATTGAAGATTATTACCCATCCATATTGAAGATTGCAATATCTTCAAACCCATCAATATATGATCATGATTGCATCATCGTCATTATCTCCACCTTGAATGATGCACTCTTCTCTATCCGTTTATGGGAGGATGATTTATggactttgttggatgataggagcAAGTATCATGATGTCACTTACTTCAAAGGAAACTTATATGCTGTAGACGAAATTGCACAGGTATTCATCTTTAGTTCATTCTTTGAGAAAGTGGCTATCGTCGGTCCTCAACGGGAAACAAACAACTTGTTATGGCAATTTGCAGAGTTATCAGGTGAACTTATAGTCCTTCGAAACATATTGATTGAGAACTCCGTTGACCATGCAATGGAGAATCTTACGATTCTCATGACAGAGAGGATAGATATCCTAAAGTTGAATATGAAAGGTCTAGTGCCATCGCTGGAGGAGGCAAAGAGCATAGGCAATCACATACTTTTCCTAGGTGTTAATTCTCGCTCCATCTCATGCCCAATATCCCAATATCCTCGTGGAAAACATGATACTATCTATATACATCATGTTTATATCATGGATGATGATGAAGAACAAGATATATATTGTAGGCATGGAATATATGATTTAGAGAATGCCTCTTTCATGCCAACACCACATAATGGATTTGAAAGGATATGTACTGGAATGTTACCCATGTGGTTTACACCATCCTTATTTTAG